The Henckelia pumila isolate YLH828 chromosome 2, ASM3356847v2, whole genome shotgun sequence genome includes a window with the following:
- the LOC140883365 gene encoding uncharacterized protein yields the protein MADEKVPRSKGVVTRFNDLKGYGFIQPDEGGEDLFVHQSAVKSEGFRTLYEGQTVEFTIILDGAKTKAIDVTAPGGGPVDSTSRRRNDRDGRGGYGFNGRRTNGNGYGYRGGGGGGECFHCGQVGHMARDCDGGSNGGNGGGCYTCGGYGHIARECPNWNRRGNGSNGACFTCGEPGHMARECVGGGNSRGGGGFGNGNNGVCFTCGEPGHMARECVGGGNSRGGGGFGNGGNGVCFTCGEPGHMARECVGGGNSRGGGGYGNGGNGVCFTCGEPGHIARECVGGGNSRGGGGSGRSSGGPDGGKCFTCGKFGHFARQCAEAPRG from the coding sequence ATGGCGGACGAGAAAGTTCCTCGATCGAAAGGAGTTGTGACGAGATTCAATGATCTGAAAGGCTATGGATTCATCCAACCCGATGAAGGTGGCGAAGATTTGTTCGTTCATCAATCCGCCGTCAAGTCCGAGGGATTTCGTACGCTGTACGAGGGTCAAACAGTCGAGTTCACGATAATTTTGGATGGAGCTAAGACCAAAGCTATTGACGTCACCGCCCCTGGAGGTGGCCCCGTCGATTCCACTTCCCGGAGGCGGAATGACAGAGATGGCCGTGGTGGATACGGGTTTAATGGTCGGAGGACTAATGGGAATGGCTATGGATAtcgcggcggcggcggcggcggcgagtGTTTTCATTGTGGACAGGTAGGGCATATGGCTAGGGATTGCGACGGCGGGAGTAACGGTGGGAATGGCGGCGGTTGTTATACCTGTGGTGGGTATGGGCACATAGCGAGGGAGTGCCCCAATTGGAACCGTCGGGGAAACGGAAGTAATGGGGCTTGTTTTACTTGTGGTGAGCCTGGGCATATGGCAAGAGAGTGTGTGGGTGGTGGGAACAGTAGAGGGGGTGGCGGCTTTGGGAATGGAAACAATGGGGTTTGTTTTACTTGTGGTGAGCCTGGGCATATGGCAAGAGAGTGTGTGGGGGGTGGGAACAGTAGAGGGGGTGGCGGCTTTGGGAATGGTGGTAATGGGGTTTGTTTTACTTGTGGTGAGCCTGGGCATATGGCAAGAGAGTGTGTGGGTGGTGGGAACAGTAGAGGGGGTGGCGGCTATGGGAATGGTGGTAATGGGGTTTGTTTTACTTGCGGTGAGCCCGGGCATATAGCAAGGGAGTGTGTGGGTGGTGGGAACAGCAGAGGGGGTGGCGGCTCTGGGAGGTCTAGCGGAGGCCCTGATGGAGGAAAGTGCTTCACTTGTGGCAAATTTGGTCACTTTGCTAGGCAATGCGCAGAAGCACCTCGTGGATGA